TATTTTCTTATTTTTTAATTGAATAGAAAGGCAAACCGGGTATGAAAAAAGTTCTGTTCTGCGTATTAATCGCCGGGTGGTTAATCAGTTCCGGCGCTCCCGCCCGAGCTGAGAATAACAATATCGTGAAGATCGGCGGCGATGTCACGATTACGGAGGGCGTCAAGGTAAAAAATGCCGTCGCCGTGGGCGGACAAATCACGGTCCGGGGTACGATTACCGGTCACGTCATGTCCATCGGCGGTTCTGTCGTGTTGACCAAAACCGCCCTGGTGGAGGGTAACGCCATTTCCGTAGGCGGGGTCGTTATCATGGGAAAGGGCGCCCGGGTTTACGGCAGCATAAAGGAGATCAACGCCTCCGATCTCTCCCAGTCACTGGCCTCCGTGTTGAACGAGGATTGGGAAGGCTGGTCCTGGGTTTTTGCCATCCTTTCCTTGCTCGTTTTTATCGGTATTCTCCTCGTCGCCCTCCTCATCGTTACCCTGCTCCCCAGGCCTGTGCGCAGCGTGGCTGAGGCGATCAAATACTCCCTCTTCAAGGCCTTCCTGTGGGGCCTCGTGGTGCTAGTGTCGGTGGTGCCGCTGGCCATATTGTTGACCATTTCCGTCCTCGGGATCGTCCTCATTCCGCTGGAAATGGCTATCGTCGTCGGTTCGGCCCTGATCGGGTTCATTGCCGCCGCCCAGTTGGCCGGAGAAAAGTTTTTTGCCCTTCTGAAAAAGCGGGATCAGAGCGTAATCACCGATATTTTCTGGGGATTAGTCATATTTTGGGCCATCGGTTGGATACCCCAATTCGGCTGGACGATCAAGGTCATTGCCGTGGTAATCGGTTTGGGAGGCGTCCTGATCTCCTGTCTGGGCGCCAGACAAAAATGGAAGAAAACGCACAGCAGCGGGGGAGAAGCAGATGGAGGCGGAACGCTCAGCGCTTGAAAATCGCGCTCGCCCTTTTGCTCCACCAGAAACGCCAGAGCAAACCGTTAGCGGTGCAGATGTGTAGCCCCCCTTCCCGAAGCGGGGGCCAGCGTAAAATGACTCATTGCTTTACCACCTCAATCGCTTTGGCAAGAGCTGATTCCAGCATGCCCATATCTGGTTTCTTAATCAGACCATGCTCCATCATCAGGTCTATCCCCTGGCGGGCTTCCAGGATATCGTGCCGGGTTTGGTTGTAAACGGCATCCCTGGTGAGCTGAAGGCGTGCGACTCCGTTCTTGATAGCTTCCATGGCCACATCGGCGGCCACGTGGGCGAAGACATCGGTTTCATCCATGGTGGGCATGATGTAATCCGGGCTCAAACCTTTATTTTCGGCAAAACGCGCCACCGAATAGGAAGCTGCGATAGCCATTTCGTCGGTCACCTTGCGGGCGCGAACCAGAAGCGAGCCCTTCAGAATACCCGGAAACCCGATAGAGTTATTTACCTGGTTGGGGAAGTCACCCCGGCCGGTCGCCACCACGTATGCCCCGGCCTCCTTGGCGGCATAGGGGTAAATTTCGGGTATCGGATTGGCGCAGGCAAAAACAATGGATTTGTCAGCCATACTGCTGATCCAGGCGGGTTTTATCACATCAGGGCCCGACTGGCTGAGGGAAATAAGAACATCTGCCCCCCGGGAAGCCTCTTCAATAGCGTTTATTTTTTGCGGATTTGTGGCCTCACACAATTCCCATTTGCGGTAAAAACGGGCGTCGGCCTTGATATCCTCCCGTCCCGTATGTAAACCGCCGGTAGAATCGAACAGAATTATTCTACCGGGATCGCCACCGGCTTTGATGATCAGGCGGGCAATGGTGGCATTCGCTGCACCGGCCCCAAAGAAAACGATCCGTACCTTATCCAGGTCCTTGTGCACAATTTTCAAGGCATTGATAAGACCGGCCAAGGTTACGGAACCGGTCCCCTGAGCATCATCGTGCCAAACGGGTATTTGGCACTCTTCCCGTAAAACATCCAGTACTTTGTAACAGTTAGGCTGCGATATGTCCTCGAGGTTCACGGCGCCGAAACTGGGCTGAAGCATCTTGACAAAATCTATGATCTTGTCAGGATCGTGCTCGCCTTGTTTATTATAGCTGTCAATACAAAGGGCAACGGCATCTATACCTCCCAGATATTTCATCAAAAAGGCCTTCCCTTCCATTACCCCCAAACCACCGGACGGCGTACAATCCCCATCACCCAGAACACGGGTGGAATCGGAAACCACCGCCACCAGATTGCCTCGATTCGTTAAGTCAAACGAGGAGTCGCTGTGAGCGCGAATGTTGGTCGAAATCTCAGAAACTCCGGGGGTGTACCATACATTAAACCAGTTGAAACCATATACCCCGGCCTTAGGCATGGTTTGTATCTTGCCGCCGTAAAATTTGTGAGCCAGTAACGATAATTCTTTAAGAAAGACGGTTTGCGCCCGGGCAATCTGTTCCTGCGTAAAATTTTCCGGGAATAGCTCGTTGATGTTCTTGAGTGAAAAATCAATTTTCGACATAGTGCCTCCTAATAGATCATCTTTTAAGGTTCTGTTTGATTCTCTTGTTGATCTCCTGACTCGTCAATGCCCGTTACGTCCCGCCAGATTGTGGTGAGGATGGCGAAGAAAAGCGGCCCCAGAATCAGACCGATAAGGCCCATAGCAACCACTCCGCTCACCACTCCGAGGATGATAGCCAAAGCAGAAATATTGCTTTTCCCTCCGATGACCAGCGGACGAATCAAGTTATCGGAGAGACTAACAACAATAGCGCACCACAACAATAACGCCACCGCCTTGGCATAGGAAACGTTAATGGCAACAATGACGACGAGCGGCACCCAGATAATGGCCGTGCCCACGGTTGGCAAAACTGCCGCCACAGCCGTGAGGATGGCGCACAGAACCGGCGCCGGGACGTCGGCGAAAAAATAGCCGATTCCGGCGAGTGCCCCCTGCAAAAGGCAAGTCAGCAGGGTGCCGACAATGACCGATGTTGTTGTCTCTCGAATATTTTGCAGATAATGGATGATTTTTTTCTGGTGAGTGGCAAAGAGCTTGAGACCGGCAAACAAAATCTTTTCACCGTCACGGTAAATGAAAAAGAGGATAAACATCGACAGTACCAGCACAAAAAAAAGTTCTGCCATGTTTTTGGCTGTGCTGGTTGCCACATCGAGAAGAAATTGTGAGGCGTTGGCCGCATATTGTGCCGGATAACTGGTAAGGTCAATGCCAAGCTTTGTTCCCAAGGCGATGAGCTTGCCGCCCAGAGGAAGATGGCTGAGAAAGCTCGACACAGACTGAGTAAAAACCAGTACGAGCCGCTCGCTCTCGCTGTACCATTCGGTAGCGTTTTGAGCAATCATTACGAACGGGGCGGCTACCGGCAGCATGATACAGAGTGTTATGACAAGAACCATGATGCCGGCCGAACAATTGGGGTGACGGGGTAACTGGCGGGCCAGTTTCTCGTAATGGGGAATGGTCGCAATGCCGATGATGAGCGACCAGGCCAGCGACTTGCCAAAGGGCGCCACAAAAAAGGCGAGCAGCCAAAGGGCGGCGACCGTTGCCAGGGCAGCCATTATGCTCAGGTATATTTTCCTGTCCATGGATTTTGTCTCATAATCATAAAATAGTAGCGCACGCAACGGCGCTATCCCGGCTTTCGGTCCTTAGCCAGGAATAAGATAACCTCAGCATGATGGCTACCCCTATCCATACGGCCCCGGCAAGCAGCAGCAGAGCGCTTTTCGGCACACCCCGCTTCCAGGCTATTTTGGGATTATTGGCAGGCATCTCTTTACAGCAATGTTTTCCGACTTACTAAAAACGACGCCCGCCGCCACCGCCACGTCGTCCACCGCCTCTGCTACCCTCAACACGGGGACGAGCTTCATTGACGTCAAGGGCCTGGCCATTCATATCTTTGCCGTGCAGTTGACTCATCGCTGATTTGGCTTCCTCGGCGGAAGGCATCTCCACGAACCCGAATCCTTTCGACTGGCTGGTATACTTGTCTTTGATGATATTGACTGCATCAACCTTGCCGAAGGCCGCAAAGGCCGTGCGCAATTCATCTTCCGTGACACTCTGTGCCAACTTGCCTACATAGATATTCATTTGGGGCTCCTTTGGTAGCAAATTAAATGGTTATCGTTACTTAACATCACTTCTCTTAAATTTATTTACTGCAGCGACTCTAATTAGATATGCCGGCTCTGTCAAGCTTAATCGTGAAAATACTAAGTACGTTCAATCATGCTGATTGAAAATTTTCTCCTTTCCCTGCACGGGGTTTTTTATTGCCTGACAAGAAAAAAGGGATTGACCGTCAATCGGAAAATCCCTTTTAATTTCTTATGGCTGGGGGAGAGGGGCTCGAACCCCCATTCACGGAGTCAGAGTCCGTTGTCCTACCATTGAACGATCCCCCAGCAGTAATGGTCTGTTGCCGGCATCTATAACAAAAACTAATTTTATTATCAATAGTAAAAAACTCGCGGAATTTTACTTGACAAAAAGCTTAAATATTAAGAGAAAAACAGTATGAAAAAGAGAACTGTGGGGTTATTCTTTGGGGGCATAAGTAATGAGGCTGACATATCAATAATTTCGGCCAAGAATATAATTAAATATTTTGATTATAAAAAATATAATTTAGTTCTGGTTTATTGGCACAAAAATAATCAATTTTATATTTTGAAAAACGCAGAAGAAATAAATAGTATTTCTGAAAAAAATAATATTAATGTTGGAGATTTTTCAAGACTATTTGATGTCGCTCTGCCGATTACTCATGGTAAATATGGAGAAGATGGCGCATTACAAGGACTTTTAGAAATCCAGAAAGTGCCATATTGTGGCTGCCGGGTTTTGAGTTCGAGTTTATGTATGGATAAAGCTGTCTTCAAAACATTTTTGGCGGGATATAAGATCAATCAGGTAAATTTTGATTTTATAGATCTGCGGGACAAAACACAAAGCGATGTTGAAAAGTGGATAGCAAAAATAAAAAATAATTTTGAATTGCCAGTTTATATCAAGCCTTCAAATTCTGGTTCTTCAGTCGGTATTAATAAAGTTACTGATTTTAAAAATCTGAAAAAAGCCGTAAGGGATGCGGCTCGGCATGATGATAAAATATTGGTCGAGCAAGGGCTTGTAAACCCCAGGGAAATTGAGGTGGCAGTGTTAGGTAATGAAGAATTAACAATATCTGATCCAGGGGAACTTGTTTTGGATGGAGCTTTCTATGATTTTGATGAAAAATATGAAAAAAACAGGACACAGGTAGCAATTCCAGCCAAGCTTGATTCTAAAACTAAACAAGAAATTAAAAATCTGGCAGAGAAAGTTTATCATCTTTGTGACTGCAAAGGCTTTGCCAGAGTAGATTTTTTTATAAATAATAACAGAGTATATTTGAATGAAATAAACACACTGCCCGGTTTTACGGATATTTCTATGTTTCCGCTGCTAATGAAAAGTGCGGGTATCTATTATAAAAACCTGATAAATATAATTATCAAATTAGCGAATTAAGATTTGTTCCACAGACCCGCTATTTCTAACGGGTTTTGCACGGTATGAAACTGTGTTGGATTGTTAAATGGTGGCGGTGCAGGGAATCGGACCCCGGACACTACGGATATGAGCCGTATGCTCTAACCATCTGAGCTACACCGCCTTCCGAGCGTCCTTTATTATAGTTGGGGCTCCTTGTCAACCCCCGATTGACGCTTTTGGAAAGCAAAGCTAAGGCCGCAAAATTAAAGGATATTATTTCTGCCTGATAGTCGCCGCTGCAATTTGCCAATGAAGAAGACGGTTCGGCGAATTTTTGGATGGATACAAGGATTAATGAGCAAAATTAAAGGGAAACAATATCCATCCGTTACGCAGGCAACGAACGCCGAGCACATCGGCATGGTGAAGGAAATATTCGGCGCCATCACCGAGAGGTATGACTTTCTGAATCATTTCCTCAGCTTAAGACGTGACTTCTTTTGGCGGCGCTTTGCCGTTCAGCACATGCGTTTTTTCCAGACACAGCGGTTGCTGGATGTGGCCTGCGGCACCGGCGATCTGGCCATGGATGCCGCCATGCGCTACCCTCATATCGAGGCCGTGGGGCTGGATTTTGTGCGGGAAATGATCGTCAAGGCCCAGCCCAAGCTGGGCAAGGCCGGCCTTAACCGCCGCATCCGGCTGGTCCTGGGCGACGCCACCTGGATGCCTTTTGCCGATGACAGCTTTGACGTCGTTTCGACCGGCTTTGGCATCCGCAATATTCCCGATCGGCTCCGGGCGCTGCAGGAAATGATCCGGGTGGCGGCGCCAGGAGGGCAGGTGCTGGTCCTGGAGATGACCGTGCCCCGCAACAAAGTCT
The sequence above is drawn from the Deltaproteobacteria bacterium genome and encodes:
- a CDS encoding NADP-dependent malic enzyme, whose protein sequence is MSKIDFSLKNINELFPENFTQEQIARAQTVFLKELSLLAHKFYGGKIQTMPKAGVYGFNWFNVWYTPGVSEISTNIRAHSDSSFDLTNRGNLVAVVSDSTRVLGDGDCTPSGGLGVMEGKAFLMKYLGGIDAVALCIDSYNKQGEHDPDKIIDFVKMLQPSFGAVNLEDISQPNCYKVLDVLREECQIPVWHDDAQGTGSVTLAGLINALKIVHKDLDKVRIVFFGAGAANATIARLIIKAGGDPGRIILFDSTGGLHTGREDIKADARFYRKWELCEATNPQKINAIEEASRGADVLISLSQSGPDVIKPAWISSMADKSIVFACANPIPEIYPYAAKEAGAYVVATGRGDFPNQVNNSIGFPGILKGSLLVRARKVTDEMAIAASYSVARFAENKGLSPDYIMPTMDETDVFAHVAADVAMEAIKNGVARLQLTRDAVYNQTRHDILEARQGIDLMMEHGLIKKPDMGMLESALAKAIEVVKQ
- a CDS encoding ubiquinone/menaquinone biosynthesis methyltransferase; protein product: MSKIKGKQYPSVTQATNAEHIGMVKEIFGAITERYDFLNHFLSLRRDFFWRRFAVQHMRFFQTQRLLDVACGTGDLAMDAAMRYPHIEAVGLDFVREMIVKAQPKLGKAGLNRRIRLVLGDATWMPFADDSFDVVSTGFGIRNIPDRLRALQEMIRVAAPGGQVLVLEMTVPRNKVFRILHIFYLEQILPRLAKAFTANANAYIYLADSIKNFPPPDQFAALMAEAGLIEVKKYPLTFGITYLFSGVKPSV
- a CDS encoding RNA-binding protein, whose protein sequence is MNIYVGKLAQSVTEDELRTAFAAFGKVDAVNIIKDKYTSQSKGFGFVEMPSAEEAKSAMSQLHGKDMNGQALDVNEARPRVEGSRGGGRRGGGGGRRF
- a CDS encoding AI-2E family transporter; this translates as MDRKIYLSIMAALATVAALWLLAFFVAPFGKSLAWSLIIGIATIPHYEKLARQLPRHPNCSAGIMVLVITLCIMLPVAAPFVMIAQNATEWYSESERLVLVFTQSVSSFLSHLPLGGKLIALGTKLGIDLTSYPAQYAANASQFLLDVATSTAKNMAELFFVLVLSMFILFFIYRDGEKILFAGLKLFATHQKKIIHYLQNIRETTTSVIVGTLLTCLLQGALAGIGYFFADVPAPVLCAILTAVAAVLPTVGTAIIWVPLVVIVAINVSYAKAVALLLWCAIVVSLSDNLIRPLVIGGKSNISALAIILGVVSGVVAMGLIGLILGPLFFAILTTIWRDVTGIDESGDQQENQTEP
- a CDS encoding D-alanine--D-alanine ligase gives rise to the protein MKKRTVGLFFGGISNEADISIISAKNIIKYFDYKKYNLVLVYWHKNNQFYILKNAEEINSISEKNNINVGDFSRLFDVALPITHGKYGEDGALQGLLEIQKVPYCGCRVLSSSLCMDKAVFKTFLAGYKINQVNFDFIDLRDKTQSDVEKWIAKIKNNFELPVYIKPSNSGSSVGINKVTDFKNLKKAVRDAARHDDKILVEQGLVNPREIEVAVLGNEELTISDPGELVLDGAFYDFDEKYEKNRTQVAIPAKLDSKTKQEIKNLAEKVYHLCDCKGFARVDFFINNNRVYLNEINTLPGFTDISMFPLLMKSAGIYYKNLINIIIKLAN